One segment of Alligator mississippiensis isolate rAllMis1 chromosome 13, rAllMis1, whole genome shotgun sequence DNA contains the following:
- the SBK1 gene encoding serine/threonine-protein kinase SBK1 gives MSAGSIEQEPSRKLACCGVPLITEDMQSLAIRTLSGTDINKHYDLIRELGKGTYGKVDLVSHKSTGTKMALKFVNKSKTKLKNFLREFSITNTLSSSPFIIKVFDVVFETEECYVFAQEYAPGGDLFDIIPPQVGLPEDMVKRCVQQLGLALDYMHSKNLVHRDIKPENVLLFDRDCRRVKLADFGMTRKVGCRVKRISGTIPYTAPEVCQAGRAEGFTVDMSIDVWAFGVLIFCVLTGNFPWEAASATDTFFEEFVRWQKGRLAGLPSQWRRFTDNALRMFQRLLALDPEKRCPVKEVFYFIKYDLMSEVRRRPSYRSRKHAGDKLSSGSHRHETPSSCTPTPLKRTILTEGSGPRLSTSEPGLSSPGGTGRTDGRQDKGKGQMVLATAIEICV, from the exons ATGAGTGCAGGCTCCATTGAGCAAGAGCCGTCACGCAAGCTGGCCTGCTGCGGGGTGCCCCTCATCACTGAGGATATGCAGTCTCTGGCCATCCGCACCCTCTCGGGCACTGACATCAACAAGCACTATGATCTCATCCGCGAGCTTGGCAAGGGCACCTATGGCAAAGTGGATCTCGTGTCCCACAAAAGCACAG GCACCAAGATGGCACTGAAGTTTGTGAACAAGAGTAAGACGAAGCTGAAGAACTTCTTGCGGGAATTCAGCATCACCAACACACTCTCCTCCAGCCCGTTCATCATTAAGGTCTTTGATGTAGTCTTTGAGACTGAGGAGTGCTATGTCTTCGCTCAGGAGTACGCACCTGGAGGGGACCTCTTTGACATCATCCCACCACAG GTGGGTCTCCCTGAGGACATGGTGAAGCGCTGTGTGCAGCAGCTGGGCCTGGCCCTGGACTACATGCACAGCAAGAATCTGGTGCACCGGGACATTAAGCCTGAGAATGTGCTGCTCTTTGACCGTGACTGCCGCCGGGTCAAGCTAGCTGACTTTGGCATGACACGCAAGGTGGGCTGTCGGGTGAAGCGCATCAGTGGCACCATCCCCTACACAGCGCCCGAGGTCTGCCAGGCCGGCCGGGCTGAGGGCTTCACTGTGGACATGAGCATTGATGTGTGGGCCTTTGGCGTGCTCATCTTTTGTGTCCTGACTGGCAACTTTCCCTGGGAGGCAGCCTCCGCCACGGACACTTTCTTTGAGGAGTTTGTGCGGTGGCAGAAGGGGCGTCTGGCCGGCCTGCCCTCCCAGTGGAGGCGCTTCACAGACAATGCCTTGCGCATGTTCCAACGCCTCCTGGCCCTGGACCCCGAGAAACGCTGCCCTGTCAAGGAGGTCTTCTACTTCATCAAATATGACCTGATGTCAGAGGTGCGCCGCAGGCCCTCCTACCGCTCCCGCAAACATGCTGGTGACAAGCTCTCATCTGGCTCTCACCGCCATGAGACACCCAGCTCCtgtacccccaccccactcaagAGGACCATCCTGACGGAAGGCAGTGGCCCTCGGCTCTCCACCTCAGAGCCAGGCCTGTCCTCCCCAGGGGGAACAGGGAGGACAGATGGGCGGCAAGACAAAGGCAAAGGGCAGATGGTCCTGGCCACAGCAA